One part of the Haliotis asinina isolate JCU_RB_2024 chromosome 2, JCU_Hal_asi_v2, whole genome shotgun sequence genome encodes these proteins:
- the LOC137273578 gene encoding tyramine beta-hydroxylase-like: protein MELLKILLTCFIIGFAHGYRHYQDDLPNGDAVPHPCKSNFLWRGVGHKNPQGGGDRNPFGLDFQQVKQWTEELCQKDSDGDGMTNGQELGDPDCVWHPGNFPSRIKNITHPGICDPWGSPQCTAKNDWVSCTAGEFICNATKEPDVKSFTLRYPPTRVPPTETNYYCMPFDVSKYIDMSQDYHLIATKPEINNSNVMHHIVLFGCSDDAPMSDHATPCYMSQKGCNEVLGLWTLGLDGTCEYKDAGYRIGRTGSKKMVMQFHWTNPELRSDYVDSSGMTLYYTPKLRKYDAGFLFTGQVYLEIPPGVKRSTFESTCTEECTNKLMKGNIYITSGLSHMHYLGFNEQVDLFRNGERVTKVIDDSTYSYDNPQLKVYSTPVEMRQGDSLKTTCVYRSVSKTRTTMYGDGSYDEMCYGLFSYFPKQNMTGSCTTWKNFDLCQFANKDHIVSGCDIPMFENLTSPEMRAIVNEVMDSCNHYGPCRPECPAVLDRLNKHPCLQGELGELLLYGFAGGHDAEKIKFAHALRSCDKVEEPVYKFPLSASAACTASSVVAGIIVAVVTALVL, encoded by the exons ATGGAACTTTTAAAGAT ATTACTTACCTGTTTCATCATCGGGTTTGCGCACGGATACCGTCATTACCAAGACGACCTGCCCAACGGCGACGCCGTGCCTCATCCGTGCAAGTCCAACTTCTTATGGCGTGGAGTTGGGCACAAGAATCCTCAGGGTGGGGGAGACAGGAATCCATTTGGCCTCGATTTCCAGCAGGTGAAACAG TGGACAGAGGAGCTGTGCCAGAAAGACTCTGATGGGGACGGGATGACCAATGGCCAGGAGTTAGGAGATCCAGACTGTGTATGGCATCCGGGCAACTTCCCATCGAGGATCAAGAACATCACCCATCCAG GTATCTGTGACCCCTGGGGAAGTCCTCAGTGCACGGCCAAGAATGACTGGGTGTCTTGTACAGCGGGCGAGTTTATATGCAACGCTACCAAAGAACCTG ATGTGAAGAGCTTCACTCTGAGATATCCTCCCACGAGGGTGCCTCCGACAGAGACCAATTACTACTGCATGCCCTTCGACGTCAGCAAGTACATCGACATGTCACAGGACTACCACCTGATTGCCACGAAGCCAGAAATTAACAACTCCAACGTCATGCACCACATCGTACTCTTCGGATGCAGCGACGATG CTCCGATGTCTGACCACGCCACACCATGTTACATGTCCCAGAAAGGATGCAACGAGGTTCTTGGTTTGTGGACCCTCGGTCTTGATGGAACATGTGAATATAAAGATGCTGGATATCGCATAGGCCGTACTGGCTCAAAGAAGATGGTTATGCAG TTCCATTGGACCAATCCCGAGTTGAGGAGTGACTATGTTGACAGTTCTGGAATGACTCTATATTACACGCCGAAATTGAGAAAGTACGATGCCGGGTTCCTGTTTACTGGTCAAGTATATCTGGAGATTCCCCCTGGTGTCAAGCGGTCTACCTTTGAGTCGACCTGCACAGAGGAGTGTACCAACAAACTGATGAAGGGAAATATCTACATAACGTCGGGTCTCAGTCATATGCATTATCTAG GATTCAACGAGCAGGTTGACTTGTTCCGTAATGGCGAGAGGGTGACAAAAGTTATCGACGATTCCACTTACTCATATGACAATCCTCAGCTGAAAGT GTACTCTACCCCAGTTGAGATGAGACAGGGTGACAGTTTGAAGACTACGTGCGTGTACAGATCTGTATCCAAGACCCGAACAACCATGTACGGAGATGGATCCTACGATGAGATGTGCTACGGTCTGTTCTCCTACTTCCCCAAGCAAAATATGACCGGAAGCTGCACAACATGGAAGAACTTCGACCTCTGTCAGTTTGCAAACAAGGACCACATAGTCAGCGGATGTGACATCCCCATGTTCGAAAACCTGACAAGTCCTGAAATGCGCGCTATCGTGAATGAG GTGATGGACAGCTGTAACCACTACGGCCCATGCCGTCCAGAATGTCCAGCTGTTCTTGACCGACTCAACAAGCATCCTTGTCTGCAAGGAGAACTCGGAGAGCTCCTCCTATACGGCTTCGCGGGAGGACACGATGCGGAGAAGATTAAGTTTGCGCATGCGCTCAGGTCATGTGACAAGGTGGAAGAACCAGTCTATAAATTCCCCCTTTCCGCGTCGGCTGCATGTACAGCGTCTTCCGTCGTCGCTGGCATAATTGTAGCAGTCGTAACTGCCTTAGTTCTATAG
- the LOC137273582 gene encoding tubulin beta chain-like, with protein MREIVHMQAGQCGNQIGAKFWEVISDEHGIDPTGTYHGDSDLQLERINVYYNEATGGKYVPRAVLVDLEPGTMDSVRSGPFGQIFRPDNFVFGQSGAGNNWAKGHYTEGAELVDSVLDVVRKEAESCDCLQGFQLTHSLGGGTGSGMGTLLISKIREEYPDRIMNTFSVVPSPKVSDTVVEPYNATLSVHQLVENTDESYCIDNEALYDICFRTLKLTTPTYGDLNHLVSATMSGVTTSLRFPGQLNADLRKLAVNMVPFPRLHFFMPGFAPLTSRGSQQYRALTVPELTQQMFDAKNMMAACDPRHGRYLTVAAIFRGRMSMKEVDEQMLNVQNKNSSYFVEWIPNNVKTAVCDIPPRGLKMSATFVGNSTAIQEIFKRISEQFTAMFRRKAFLHWYTGEGMDEMEFTEAESNMNDLVSEYQQYQDATAEEEGEFDEEEGEADDA; from the exons ATGCGTGAGATCGTCCATATGCAAGCTGGCCAGTGCGGCAACCAGATCGGAGCGAAG TTCTGGGAGGTAATCTCTGACGAGCACGGCATTGACCCCACTGGCACCTACCACGGTGACTCCGACTTGCAACTGGAGAGAATTAATGTCTACTACAACGAGGCTACAG GAGGAAAATATGTTCCCCGTGCTGTTCTCGTCGATCTGGAGCCCGGTACCATGGACTCTGTCCGATCTGGTCCCTTCGGGCAAATCTTCCGTCCAGACAACTTTGTCTTCGGTCAGAGTGGTGCTGGCAACAACTGGGCCAAGGGACACTACACAGAGGGCGCCGAGCTTGTAGACTCCGTGTTGGATGTTGTCCGGAAGGAAGCGGAGAGCTGTGACTGTCTGCAAGGCTTCCAACTGACTCACTCCCTTGGGGGTGGCACCGGGTCTGGTATGGGCACCCTCCTCATCAGCAAGATCAGGGAGGAGTACCCCGACAGGATCATGAACACCTTCTCCGTTGTGCCATCACCAaag GTATCGGACACTGTCGTTGAGCCCTACAACGCCACCTTGTCTGTACATCAACTGGTTGAGAACACTGACGAGTCCTACTGTATTGACAACGAGGCCCTCTACGACATCTGCTTCAGGACACTGAAGCTGACCACACCCACCTACGGTGACCTCAACCATCTAGTGTCCGCCACCATGTCCGGAGTAACGACAAGTCTTCGATTCCCTGGACAGTTGAATGCTGATCTCCGTAAACTGGCTGTCAACATGGTGCCCTTCCCTCGTCTCCACTTCTTCATGCCTGGATTCGCTCCTCTTACATCCAGAGGAAGTCAACAGTACCGTGCCCTGACTGTGCCCGAACTCACCCAACAGATGTTCGATGCCAAGAACATGATGGCTGCCTGTGATCCTCGCCATGGTCGTTACCTTACCGTGGCTGCCATATTCCGAGGTCGCATGTCCATGAAGGAGGTTGACGAACAGATGCTCAAcgtccaaaacaaaaacagcagcTACTTTGTCGAATGGATCCCCAACAACGTCAAAACCGCCGTCTGTGATATACCACCACGTGGTCTCAAGATGTCTGCCACCTTCGTTGGTAACAGCACAGCCATTCAGGAGATTTTCAAACGTATCTCCGAACAGTTCACAGCCATGTTCCGTCGCAAAGCCTTCCTTCACTGGTACACTGGAGAGGGCATGGATGAGATGGAGTTCACTGAGGCCGAGTCCAACATGAACGACTTGGTTTCAGAGTACCAGCAGTACCAGGACGCCACCGCTGAGGAAGAGGGAGAGTTTGACGAGGAAGAAGGAGAAGCTGATGATGCCTAA
- the LOC137273584 gene encoding tubulin beta chain-like — protein MREIVHMQAGQCGNQIGAKFWEVISDEHGIDPTGTYHGDSDLQLERINVYYNEATGGKYVPRAVLVDLEPGTMDSVRSGPFGQIFRPDNFVFGQSGAGNNWAKGHYTEGAELVDSVLDVVRKEAESCDCLQGFQLTHSLGGGTGSGMGTLLISKIREEYPDRIMNTFSVVPSPKVSDTVVEPYNATLSVHQLVENTDESYCIDNEALYDICFRTLKLTTPTYGDLNHLVSATMSGVTTCLRFPGQLNADLRKLAVNMVPFPRLHFFMPGFAPLTSRGSQQYRALTVPELTQQMFDAKNMMAACDPRHGRYLTVATMFRGRMSMKEVDEQMLNVQNKNSSYFVEWIPNNVKTAVCDIPPRGLKMSATFIGNSTAIQEIFKRISEQFTAMFRRKAFLHWYTGEGMDEMEFTEAESNMNDLVSEYQQYQDATAEEEGEFDEEEGEADEA, from the exons ATGCGTGAGATCGTCCATATGCAAGCAGGCCAGTGCGGCAACCAAATCGGAGCTAAG TTCTGGGAGGTGATCTCTGATGAGCACGGAATTGACCCCACCGGTACCTACCACGGTGACTCCGACCTCCAACTGGAGAGAATCAACGTTTATTACAATGAAGCTACAG GTGGAAAATATGTTCCCCGTGCTGTTCTCGTCGACCTGGAGCCCGGTACCATGGACTCTGTCCGATCTGGTCCCTTCGGGCAAATCTTCCGTCCAGACAACTTTGTCTTCGGTCAGAGTGGTGCTGGCAACAACTGGGCCAAGGGACATTACACAGAGGGCGCCGAGCTTGTAGACTCCGTGTTGGATGTTGTCCGGAAGGAAGCGGAGAGCTGTGACTGTCTGCAAGGCTTTCAGCTGACCCACTCCCTTGGTGGCGGCACCGGGTCTGGTATGGGCACCCTCCTCATCAGCAAGATCAGGGAGGAGTACCCCGACAGGATCATGAACACCTTCTCCGTTGTGCCATCACCAAAG GTGTCAGATACAGTTGTCGAGCCCTACAACGCCACCTTGTCTGTACATCAACTGGTTGAGAACACTGATGAGTCCTACTGTATTGACAACGAGGCCCTCTACGACATCTGCTTCAGGACACTGAAGCTGACCACACCCACCTACGGTGACCTCAACCATCTAGTGTCCGCCACCATGTCCGGAGTAACAACATGTCTTCGATTCCCTGGACAGTTGAATGCTGATCTCCGTAAACTGGCTGTCAACATGGTGCCCTTCCCTCGTCTCCACTTCTTCATGCCTGGGTTCGCTCCACTCACATCCAGAGGAAGCCAACAGTACCGTGCCCTGACAGTACCCGAACTCACCCAACAAATGTTCGATGCCAAGAACATGATGGCTGCCTGTGATCCTCGTCACGGTCGCTACTTGACCGTGGCCACCATGTTCCGAGGTCGCATGTCCATGAAAGAGGTTGACGAACAGATGCTCAAcgtccaaaacaaaaacagcagcTACTTTGTCGAATGGATCCCCAACAACGTCAAAACCGCCGTCTGTGATATCCCACCACGTGGTCTCAAGATGTCTGCCACCTTCATTGGTAACAGCACAGCCATTCAGGAGATCTTCAAACGTATCTCGGAACAGTTCACAGCCATGTTCCGTCGCAAGGCCTTCCTTCACTGGTACACTGGAGAGGGCATGGATGAGATGGAGTTCACTGAGGCCGAGTCCAACATGAACGACTTGGTGTCAGAGTACCAGCAGTACCAGGACGCCACCGCTGAGGAAGAGGGAGAGTTTGACGAGGAAGAAGGAGAAGCGGATGAGGCCTAA
- the LOC137271736 gene encoding dopamine beta-hydroxylase-like: MKCFQGFIVLCFTIGVSRGYRHYQDLLPNGDAVPHPCKSNFLWRGLGHTNPQGGGARNPFGVDFEGVDQWSKELCQKDSDGDGMTNGQELGDPDCVWSPGQFPKRTSNISHPGICDPWGSPQCTAKNDWVSCTAGEFICNATKEPEVKNFTLRYPPTRVPPTETNYYCMTFDVSEYIDMSHDYHLIATKPEINNSNVMHHIVLFGCNDDAVMPDHATPCYMSQKGCTQFLGLWTLGLDGTCEYEEAGYRIGRSGSKRMVMQFHWTNPELRSDYVDSSGMTLYYTPKLRKYDAGFLTTGQMYLEIPPGVKRSTFESTCTEECTNKLMKGNIYITSGLSHMHYLGYKEEVELFRNGEMVKKVIDDAKYSYDSPQMKMYSTPIEMRQGDSLKTTCVYRSLSKTRTTMYGDGSYDEMCFGLFSYFPEQNMSGSCITWKNVDFCKFGDEEIDGCNSRIFGNLSSPEMRVMVNEVMGSCNHYGPCRPECPAVLERVNTHPCLQGQLGEYLLHGFADGRDPDKIKFAHALRSCDGDADPTDTPFPFSGARTASSVVAGVVVAVIIASIL; this comes from the exons ATGAAGTGTTTCCAGGG ATTCATAGTATTGTGTTTCACCATCGGTGTCTCCCGCGGATATCGGCATTACCAAGACCTTCTACCCAACGGCGACGCCGTGCCCCATCCCTGCAAGTCCAACTTCTTATGGCGGGGGCTGGGTCACACGAATCCCCAGGGTGGGGGAGCCAGGAATCCATTTGGTGTCGATTTCGAAGGAGTGGATCAG TGGAGTAAAGAGCTCTGCCAGAAAGACTCCGATGGTGATGGAATGACCAATGGCCAAGAGTTAGGAGATCCTGATTGTGTTTGGAGCCCCGGTCAGTTCCCAAAGAGGACCAGCAATATCTCGCATCCAG GTATCTGTGACCCCTGGGGAAGTCCTCAGTGCACGGCCAAGAATGACTGGGTGTCTTGTACAGCGGGAGAGTTTATTTGCAACGCCACCAAAGAACCTG AGGTCAAGAACTTCACTCTGAGATATCCTCCCACGAGGGTGCCTCCGACGGAGACCAATTACTACTGCATGACCTTCGACGTCAGCGAGTACATCGACATGTCTCATGACTACCACCTGATTGCCACGAAGCCAGAAATTAACAACTCCAACGTCATGCACCACATCGTCCTGTTTGGATGCAACGACGACG CTGTCATGCCAGATCACGCCACACCATGTTACATGTCCCAGAAAGGATGTACACAGTTTCTTGGCTTGTGGACCCTTGGTCTTGATGGAACGTGTGAATACGAAGAGGCTGGATATCGCATAGGTCGAAGTGGCAGCAAGAGGATGGTGATGCAG TTCCATTGGACCAATCCCGAGTTGAGGAGTGACTATGTTGACAGTTCTGGAATGACTCTGTATTACACGCCGAAACTGAGAAAGTACGATGCTGGGTTCTTAACTACTGGCCAAATGTACCTGGAGATTCCCCCTGGTGTCAAGCGGTCTACCTTTGAGTCGACCTGCACAGAGGAGTGTACCAACAAACTGATGAAAGGGAATATCTACATAACGTCGGGTCTCAGCCATATGCATTATCTGG GGTACAAAGAGGAGGTCGAGTTGTTCCGTAATGGTGAAATGGTAAAGAAAGTTATCGACGATGCCAAATACTCCTATGACAGCCCCCAGATGAAAAT GTACTCCACCCCCATTGAGATGAGACAGGGAGACAGTTTAAAGACCACATGCGTCTACCGATCCCTGTCCAAGACCCGCACAACCATGTACGGAGATGGATCCTACGATGAGATGTGCTTTGGCCTCTTCTCCTACTTCCCAGAACAAAACATGAGCGGAAGTTGCATTACCTGGAAGAACGTGGATTTCTGCAAATTCGGGGATGAAGAAATTGACGGATGTAACAGCCGAATCTTTGGAAACCTATCCAGTCCTGAAATGCGAGTGATGGTGAATGAG GTGATGGGCAGTTGCAACCATTACGGCCCCTGCAGACCGGAATGTCCTGCTGTTCTTGAGCGAGTCAACACTCATCCTTGCCTGCAGGGACAGCTTGGGGAATACCTGCTACATGGATTTGCAGACGGACGTGATCCCGATAAGATTAAATTTGCGCATGCGCTGAGGTCATGTGACGGGGATGCTGATCCAACGGACACTCCGTTTCCGTTTTCAGGTGCGCGTACAGCATCTTCCGTAGTGGCTGGCGTAGTCGTAGCAGTTATAATTGCCTCGATATTGTAA